One window of Alosa sapidissima isolate fAloSap1 chromosome 21, fAloSap1.pri, whole genome shotgun sequence genomic DNA carries:
- the LOC121695140 gene encoding P2X purinoceptor 7-like codes for MDTLGVEPYMYEPESEEESDVEEQPVAHRLQMTTSEWCTCGNCDRMPQERENICCREVPQVIRRMTQVPEEITCMIDHPGLEPVCLNIYSLQNAMNIYRADHGQLRIRGMERQCRHLAYRSFVSWCWGFLGRSVRVVIPSCVVLRIRREFPETSGQYVGFRPPLD; via the exons ATGGACACATTAGGTGTTGAACCATATATGTATGAGCCAGAATCAGAGGAAGAATCTGATGTAGAGGAGCAACCAGTCGCCCATAGATTACAAATGACTACTTCAGAATG GTGTACGTGTGGAAACTGTGACCGCATGCCccaggagagagaaaatataTGTTGCCGGGAAGTACCCCAG GTCATTAGAAGAATGACCCAGGTTCCGGAGGAGATAACCTGTATGATTGACCATCCTGGCCTTGAACCGGTGTGCCTCAACATATATTCTTTACAAAATGCAATGAACATCTACAGAGCTGACCATGGGCAGTTGAGAATAAGAGGGATGGAAAG GCAATGCAGACACTTGGCCTACAGATCTTTCGTGAGCTGGTGCTGGGGTTTCCTTGGGCGAAGTGTCCGTGTTGTGATCCCCTCTTGTGTGGTGCTGCGCATACGGAGGGAGTTTCCGGAAACATCAGGGCAGTATGTCGGGTTCAGACCCCCCCTCGACTGA